One window of Triticum dicoccoides isolate Atlit2015 ecotype Zavitan chromosome 5A, WEW_v2.0, whole genome shotgun sequence genomic DNA carries:
- the LOC119304253 gene encoding mediator of RNA polymerase II transcription subunit 12-like isoform X2, with amino-acid sequence MQRYAGAGNSNSSGFSGGPASAGGRDSSRLDVSPYAPPNYPLNPRRQQQLAPYRLKCDREPLNNKLGPPDFYPQTPNCPEETLTKEYVQSGYKETVEGIEEAREIVLSHISYFCKPDIVGKCKEALKKRLRAINESRAQKRKAGQVYGVPLSGSLLIKPGVYPEQRPCNEDSRRKWAEALAQPNKRLRLLSEHVPHGYRRKSLFDVLTRCNVPLLRATWFVKVTYLNQVRPTSSSISTGASDNQRSNQWTKDVVEYLQQLLDESSLKEAHPSFKEQPSAGLISGATQVKLKHEAPSAGGDTEEPLVHFKWWYMVRLVQWHLTEELLVPSVLIEWLCYQLQERDSVEALELLLPIVLGLVETITLSQTYVRMFVEILVRRLSDASAVDNPKRSSINSVIAELLRYMVLAVPDTFVSLDCFPLPSFVAPDVYGRGALLKITGGGEMSSSKRRDVYRYLSCGYAVCSIQRRASDLATLASPNVHARGAAKVVQALDKALVTGNLTMAYSSLFNDLSDALMEERWIKEVSPCLQSSLMWIGTVELSLICSIFFLCEWATCDYRDCRTSPSQNVKFTGRRDSSQIHLAVSILKSKMTEMNKLSRSKSSSRIAMNNIGKGSSLNDVSVAATKVGDSSGLRSNGKNEEEKKERKDIFESPGPLHDIIVCWLDQHEVSSAAGFKRVDVLIIELIRSGVFYPQAYVRQLIISGVTDKNGTLLDMERKRRHHRILKQLPGSSLFDILEEDVVAEEQQLHELMSTYSSERRLVLSELSSGQSFDANNRGEYTSSSYLRIPSGGTNHGGVPEQVEDVKVLVSSLLCFIYPHSAESEQNETKMNFQGSSTSTLTQVDTGEAKNGCEDCMRINGQKVDERTSPFFPLIQSDEEDVWWVRKGTELQESFKAEPALKSIKQTSRGRAKVVRKTQNLAQLATAKIEGSQGEASTSHLCESKLSCPHHKPSTDGDSGKDADHTRMTNLAEVGKSLKKLRLLERRSISVWLLKSVRQLVEGNETTACKASNSISSFSSQPDDKTVSKWRLGDEELMSILYILDTCCDLASAARFLVWLLAKIRGGMGTLGQVGRSAAHMKNRDNQVCQVGEAFVFSSLLRYENILLATDLLPEVLNASTNRNFVLGTARHPAPAAFPYTRYFLRKYRDVASVVRWEKIFRTTCDQRLLADLDNGRSIDGDFVSSSGVLGGEEIDDQVRQKLSGRGSRIIPNMKEIVQRQAEEIQRNLKEKKIPAAPKSPSFEKEDSYQIAHDTVLGLVECIRQNGGATPDGDPSAVASAISAVASAVSAVVVNAGHVIAKHLDFAGGNYHGVASIGNSLSFVRHTLHIHINSLCLLKEALGDRFSQVFEVALAVEASSAVTAAFAPPKVQRNQFQPSSETHDAYGNHTNEPLSTTGKGFVGRAGKVAAAISALVVGAVVHGAVSLERMIAVLKIKDGLEIQQVLRGLRPSTNGASRSAVTFKMDNSIEVLVHWFRILLGNCRTVYDGLIADILGESYVLALSRLQQKLPLSVVFPPAYSVFAIVRWRQYILSREDMQVYQSIANAINDITRHQPFRDICFRNTHQLYDLLAADVGDSEFAAMLETHCSDKNVRQLFMPLRGRLFLNALVDCKTPAVIQVDGSEPGEAKENELKLLSERLVQSLDTLQPAKFHWQWVELRLLLDEQALAEKLDKAEKSKIPMPILMTLADGLRKLSPNSESFTLSESEKGFTEIILSRLVARPDAAPLYSEVVHLLGKLQESLVVDVKWILQGQDAVLGRKSTRQQLLTIATRRGVPIKAQVWKPWGWSSLLTDVMANRSAKRKLEAAPIEEGEVVDDPADAKRPSKSTPNNVDRSVEAIRSNINKYVTEKAFAEFMLPCIDRSSPEFRSIFAGELIKQMGTVSEHIKAISRNGAKHVGLVPSGNDVSSNKSSGRKGIRGGSPNIGRRVTVGNDPTPPSASALQAIVWLRLQFIIRLLQVILADRGMRHTLAPAILSLLAARIIYEDADSPLPPASLIASRREVDSLLEPPMDVLLDRPSESLFERLLCVFHALLGNCKPSWMKSKPVSKPTVRASRDIPAFDNEAAVALQSALDHMELPGAIRRRIQAAMPILPPARHPSIQSQPPQLSLAALSPLQSTPSTSGPQQKSTSHSWVPTNISSRSKAVLPPQDPEMEVDPWTLLEDGTSCPATSSGSSSASGIAPDHSNLKACSWLKGAVRVRRTELTYIGSLDDDS; translated from the exons GCACTAAAGAAACGGTTAAGGGCTATTAATGAATCTCGTGCTCAAAAGAGAAAG GCTGGCCAAGTTTATGGAGTTCCTCTTTCTGGATCACTGTTGATAAAACCTGGAGTTTATCCGGAGCAAAGACCATGTAATGAAGACTCCCGCAGAAAATGGGCTGAG GCCCTTGCCCAGCCAAACAAGCGACTGCGTTTGTTATCTGAGCACGTTCCTCATGGTTATCGTAGGAAATCACTTTTTGATGTTCTTACTCGATGTAATGTTCCATTACTAAGGGCAACATGGTTTGTGAAAGTTACATACCTAAATCAG GTTCGACCAACATCCAGCAGTATCTCAACTGGTGCTTCTGATAATCAACGATCTAACCAGTGGACAAAGGATGTTGTTGAATATTTGCAACAGCTTCTGGACGAATCTAGTCTAAAAGAGGCACATCCGTCTTTTAAAGAACAGCCGTCAGCAGGGCTTATTTCTGGAGCAACTCAAGTAAAATTGAAACATGAAGCGCCCTCAGCTGGTGGAGACACTGAAGAGCCCTTGGTGCACTTCAAATGGTGGTATATGGTTCGCCTTGTCCAATGGCATCTAACGGAAGAATTGCTAGTTCCCTCGGTACTTATTGAATGGTTATGTTACCAACTTCAG GAGAGAGATTCAGTTGAGGCCTTGGAGCTTCTTTTGCCTATTGTACTTGGCTTGGTTGAGACCATCACTCTCTCACAAACATATGTGCGCATGTTCGTGGAAATTCTGGTTAGACGTCTGAGTGATGCTTCTGCTGTCGATAATCCAAAAAGGTCATCTATCAATTCTGTTATAGCTGAGTTACTGCGATACATGGTACTTGCGGTGCCAGATACATTTGTTTCTTTGGACTGCTTTCCTCTCCCTTCATTTGTGGCCCCTGATGTATATGGTAGAGGTGCTTTGCTGAAGATAACTGGTGGTGGTGAAATGTCTAGTTCTAAGAGGCGGGATGTGTACCGGTATCTGTCCTGTGGTTATGCTGTCTGTTCAATTCAGAGACGAGCATCTGATCTGGCAACTCTTGCCAGTCCTAATGTCCATGCACGTGGTGCAGCGAAAGTGGTACAGGCTTTGGACAAGGCTCTTGTCACAGGAAATTTGACAATGGCGTATTCTTCTCTCTTTAATGATCTATCTGATGCATTAATGGAAGAAAGGTGGATTAAAGAAGTCAGTCCTTGCTTGCAGTCTTCTCTAATGTGGATTGGGACTGTTGAGTTATCCCTAATCTGTTccatattttttctttgtgaatggGCAACATGTGATTATCGTGATTGCCGTACATCTCCCAGTCAGAATGTAAAATTTACGGGAAGAAGAGATTCATCTCAGATACATCTGGCGGTGTCTATCTTGAAAAGCAAAATGACTGAGATGAATAAACTGTCTCGGTCTAAGAGTAGCAGTCGCATTGCAATGAATAATATCGGTAAAGGTTCTTCGCTGAATGATGTTTCAGTGGCTGCAACTAAGGTGGGTGATTCTTCTGGATTGAGAAGTAATggaaaaaatgaggaggagaagaaggaaaggaaggATATCTTTGAAAGTCCTGGTCCATTGCATGACATCATTGTGTGTTGGCTGGATCAACACGAGGTTAGCAGTGCTGCAGGTTTTAAACGTGTGGATGTTCTCATCATAGAGCTTATTCGCAGCGGTGTATTTTATCCTCAAGCTTATGTAAGGCAGCTAATTATTAGTGGAGTAACCGATAAGAATGGTACTCTGCTAGATATGGAAAGGAAAAGGAGGCACCACAGAATTTTAAAGCAGCTTCCTGGGTCGTCTTTATTTGATATTCTCGAGGAAGATGTAGTTGCTGAAGAGCAACAATTGCATGAGCTGATGTCAACATATTCCAGTGAGCGACGCCTTGTGCTTTCTGAACTTTCGAGTGGTCAGTCATTTGATGCAAATAACAGGGGTGAGTATACTTCAAGTTCCTACCTCCGGATTCCATCAGGAGGTACTAATCACGGCGGTGTGCCTGAACAAGTAGAAGATGTGAAAGTTCTGGTGTCGAGCCTGTTGTGCTTTATATATCCTCACTCGGCAGAATCAGAACAAAATGAAACTAAAATGAACTTTCAAGGATCGTCTACTTCAACACTGACACAAGTTGATACCGGAGAAGCAAAAAATGGCTGTGAGGATTGTATGAGGATTAATGGACAAAAGGTGGATGAGAGAACCTCTCCTTTCTTCCCATTGATTCAGTCAGACGAGGAGGATGTTTGGTGGGTGAGGAAAGGGACAGAGCTACAGGAATCTTTTAAGGCTGAACCTGCACTGAAGTCTATTAAACAAACTTCTAGAGGTAGAGCTAAAGTGGTTCGCAAAACACAGAATCTTGCACAGCTTGCGACTGCTAAAATTGAAGGCAGTCAGGGGGAGGCATCTACAAGTCATCTTTGCGAGAGCAAGCTGAGCTGTCCTCACCATAAACCTAGCACTGATGGTGACAGTGGCAAAGATGCTGATCACACGAGGATGACAAATCTGGCTGAAGTTGGGAAGTCATTGAAGAAACTTAGATTGCTTGAAAGGCGATCCATCTCTGTGTGGTTGTTGAAATCAGTAAGGCAACTTGTTGAAGGAAATGAAACGACAGCTTGCAAAGCTAGCAATTCCATAAGCTCCTTTTCCTCTCAGCCTGATGACAAAACTGTGTCCAAATGGAGGCTAGGCGATGAAGAACTGATGTCAATTCTCTATATACTGGACACATGCTGTGATTTAGCCTCTGCTGCAAGGTTCCTTGTATGGTTGCTAGCAAAAATTCGTGGAGGAATGGGTACACTTGGTCAAGTTGGGAGAAGTGCGGCACATATGAAGAACAGAGATAACCAAGTTTGTCAGGTCGGTGAGGCATTTGTGTTCTCATCCTTGCTTAG GTACGAGAACATACTTCTTGCAACTGATCTCTTGCCTGAAGTCCTCAATGCTTCAACGAATAGAAATTTTGTGTTAGGAACTGCAAGGCATCCTGCACCAGCAGCTTTTCCTTATACCCGGTATTTTTTGAGGAAATATAGGGATGTGGCTAGTGTGGTTAGGTGGGAGAAAATTTTTAGGACCACATGTGACCAGCGACTGCTAGCTGATCTTGATAATGGTCGGTCGATTGATGGTGATTTTGTTTCCTCTTCGGGAGTCTTAGGAGGTGAAGAGATTGATGATCAAGTCCGTCAAAAGCTTAGCGGAAGGGGTTCAAGAATTATTCCAAATATGAAGGAGATAGTGCAGCGGCAAGCTGAAGAGATTCAACGCAATTTGAAGGAAAAGAAAATTCCTGCAGCACCCAAGAGTCCCTCTTTTGAGAAGGAAGACAGTTATCAAATTGCACATGACACTGTTTTGGGCTTAGTAGAATGTATCAGGCAAAACGGAGGAGCAACTCCAGATGGAGACCCTTCAGCAGTTGCTTCTGCTATTTCTGCAGTTGCTTCTGCTGTTTCTGCAGTTGTTGTGAATGCCGGGCATGTCATAGCTAAACATTTGGATTTTGCAGGGGGTAACTATCATGGAGTTGCTTCTATTGGTAATTCATTAAGCTTTGTTCGGCACACTTTGCACATCCACATAAATTCTCTCTGCTTACTGAAAGAAGCTCTTGGGGATCGCTTCAGTCAGGTTTTTGAAGTAGCTCTGGCTGTTGAAGCTTCTTCAGCTGTTACAGCAGCTTTTGCTCCTCCTAAGGTCCAGCGCAATCAGTTTCAACCATCTTCTGAGACTCATGATGCCTATGGAAATCATACAAATGAACCTCTAAGTACCACAGGGAAAGGCTTTGTTGGGAGGGCTGGAAAAGTAGCCGCTGCTATCTCTGCGCTTGTTGTGGGTGCTGTTGTTCATGGAGCTGTCAGTCTTGAGCGGATGATTGCTGTCCTGAAAATAAAAGATGGCCTGGAAATTCAGCAGGTCCTAAGAGGTTTGAGACCTAGCACTAATGGTGCGTCCCGTTCTGCTGTAACCTTTAAGATGGATAATTCAATAGAGGTTTTGGTTCACTGGTTTAGGATTCTATTGGGGAACTGTAGAACCGTCTATGATGGGCTTATTGCAGACATTCTTGGCGAGTCCTATGTTCTTGCACTATCGAGATTGCAGCAGAAGCTTCCTTTGAGTGTGGTATTTCCTCCAGCCTATTCAGTTTTTGCAATAGTACGTTGGAGGCAGTATATCCTTAGCCGTGAAGACATGCAGGTTTATCAGTCTATTGCAAATGCAATAAATGACATCACTAGGCATCAACCTTTTCGTGATATTTGCTTTCGTAATACACATCAGCTGTATGATCTTCTGGCTGCTGATGTTGGTGATTCGGAGTTTGCTGCAATGCTTGAAACACATTGCTCTGACAAGAATGTGAGGCAGCTATTCATGCCTCTCCGTGGCCGTCTTTTTCTGAATGCCCTTGTTGATTGTAAAACGCCAGCAGTTATTCAGGTGGATGGTTCGGAACCTGGTGAGGCAAAAGAGAATGAGTTAAAACTCCTATCGGAGAGGCTTGTTCAGTCCCTAGATACCCTCCAACCTGCAAAGTTCCATTGGCAATGGGTTGAGTTGAGGCTTCTTTTAGATGAACAGGCTCTTGCAGAAAAACTTGATAAAGCTGAAAAAAGTAAGATACCCATGCCGATACTGATGACACTTGCAGACGGACTTCGGAAGCTGTCCCCTAATTCTGAGAGCTTTACACTATCTGAAAGCGAGAAAGGGTTTACTGAAATCATCCTGTCGAGATTAGTTGCCAGACCTGATGCTGCTCCTCTCTACTCTGAAGTTGTCCACCTTCTTGGGAAGCTACAGGAGTCACTTGTCGTGGATGTCAAATGGATCCTTCAAGGGCAAGATGCTGTTCTGGGACGCAAGTCCACAAGACAGCAGCTTCTTACTATTGCTACACGAAGAGGTGTTCCAATAAAGGCACAGGTTTGGAAACCATGGGGATGGTCCAGCTTGCTTACTGATGTAATGGCTAACAGAAGTGCCaagaggaaattggaagcagctccAATCGAGGAAGGAGAAGTTGTGGATGACCCCGCCGATGCCAAAAGGCCAAGCAAAAGTACCCCAAATAATGTGGATAGAAGCGTTGAAGCCATCAGATCTAATATTAATAAATATGTAACtgagaaggcctttgctgaatttatGTTGCCATGCATCGACAGGAGTTCGCCTGAATTTCGCAGTATATTTGCTGGTGAATTGATCAAACAGATGGGAACTGTCAGTGAACACATCAAAGCAATATCACGAAATGGTGCCAAACATGTTGGTTTAGTTCCTTCAGGAAATGATGTTTCATCGAACAAATCCAGTGGCCGTAAAGGAATTCGAGGTGGAAGTCCAAATATTGGCAGGCGAGTCACGGTGGGTAATGATCCAACTCCTCCTTCAGCATCTGCTCTGCAGGCAATAGTGTGGCTGCGCCTCCAATTTATCATCAGGTTGCTTCAAGTAATCCTGGCAGATAG GGGCATGAGGCATACACTTGCTCCTGCGATACTAAGCCTGCTTGCGGCACGCATAATCTATGAAGATGCAGATTCGCCCCTTCCTCCTGCCAGTTTGATTGCCTCGAGACGGGAAGTCGACTCTTTGCTGGAACCTCCCATGGATGTCCTGCTTGATCGCCCAAGCGAGAGTCTTTTCGAGAGGCTTTTATGTGTTTTCCATGCGCTGCTTGGCAATTGCAAACCAAGTTGGATGAAGTCGAAGCCAGTTTCCAAGCCAACCGTCAGAGCCTCACGAGATATCCCTGCATTTGATAATGAAGCGGCTGTGGCCTTGCAG TCTGCTTTGGACCATATGGAGTTGCCTGGAGCGATCAGGCGAAGGATCCAAGCGGCGATGCCGATTCTCCCACCAGCTCGACACCCTAGTATACAAAGCCAGCCTCCCCAGCTGTCCTTGGCTGCACTGTCACCACTCCAGAGCACTCCATCTACATCAGGTCCTCAACAGAAAAGCACTTCTCACAGTTGGGTCCCCACCAACATCTCGAGCAGAAGCAAGGCGGTGTTGCCTCCCCAAGACCCCGAGATGGAGGTAGACCCCTGGACCTTGCTCGAGGACGGCACCAGCTGCCCCGCCACATCATCAGGAAGCAGCAGTGCCAGTGGCATCGCCCCCGACCACTCCAACCTGAAGGCGTGCAGCTGGCTCAAGGGCGCGGTGAGGGTGCGGAGGACGGAGCTGACATACATCGGGTCTCTGGACGACGACAGCTGA